In Leptospira sp. WS58.C1, a single genomic region encodes these proteins:
- a CDS encoding CarD family transcriptional regulator gives MAGKKKQSGYDHGVGDYVVYPIHGVGEITEIAKKVILGKKKECYVMEIQGSKMKVMIPVDKAKQVGIRPIIDKKDIKKVINLLKKDEVDTEEDWKIRYQNNLNKIKSGSIFEVADVCRNLFRRANGKELSIMERKLYESAYNLVKMEVALSKGVSQEEAGNLVSDVLASTFAPGERVPVAAVDIDEE, from the coding sequence TTGGCTGGCAAAAAGAAACAATCTGGCTACGATCATGGCGTAGGCGACTACGTCGTATATCCGATCCACGGGGTAGGTGAAATCACCGAAATCGCTAAAAAGGTTATCCTGGGAAAGAAAAAAGAGTGCTACGTAATGGAAATCCAGGGTAGCAAGATGAAGGTGATGATCCCGGTCGATAAAGCAAAGCAGGTCGGAATTCGACCCATTATCGACAAGAAGGATATTAAAAAAGTCATCAATCTACTCAAGAAAGACGAGGTCGATACTGAGGAGGACTGGAAGATCAGGTACCAAAACAACCTGAACAAAATAAAGTCCGGATCGATCTTCGAAGTGGCGGATGTGTGCAGGAATTTATTCCGCAGGGCAAACGGTAAAGAACTGTCCATCATGGAACGTAAATTGTACGAAAGCGCGTACAATCTAGTTAAGATGGAAGTCGCCCTAAGCAAAGGAGTTTCCCAAGAAGAAGCAGGGAATCTCGTGTCAGATGTTCTAGCTAGTACATTCGCTCCGGGAGAAAGAGTTCCCGTGGCAGCAGTCGACATAGACGAAGAATAA